In Heliangelus exortis chromosome W, bHelExo1.hap1, whole genome shotgun sequence, the sequence ATTTTGAAACCATTTTCTTCACATTCACCTGAAAAATTTGTCTTCTGTCTTGACcacaggcaattttttttttctttttttgaggcTCACACCATGTAACCAGGATGGGTGACTTTAAAATCAGGATGACAGGCTGCCGCCCTTCACAGGTCTCCCAAATCCCCTCATAGATCCTCTACAGATCCCCTCACAGCCCCTGATAGACACCCTCACAGATCCCCTGAAAAATCCCCTCACAGACCTCTCAGGGGTCCCCTCACAGACCCCTCAAGGGTCCCCTCACCGATCCCCTCCCAGATGCCTCACAGTTTCCCCAAATAGATCCTCTCACAGACCCCAAAAGGGTCCCCTCACTGATCCCCTAGAGATCCCCTCACAATCTCCTCCTAAACCCCTCACAGATCCTCTCACAGACCCCTAAAGGGTCCCCTCACCAATACCCTAGAGATCCCCTCACAGATCCCCTCCTAAACCCCTCACAGGTCCCCCACAGATCCCCCATGGTTTCCCCCAACAGATCCCCTCACAGACCCCTAAAGGATCCCCTCGAAATCCCCTCACCGGTCCCCTCCCAGATCCCCTCCTAAACCCCTCAAGGGTCCCCTGCAGATCCCCTTACAGATCCCCCACGGTTTCCCCCAACAGATCCCTTCACAGACCCCTCAAGGGTCCCCTCACTGATCCCCTGGAGATCCCCTCACAGATCCCCTCCTAAACCCCTCGCGGGTCCCCCACCGATCTCCCCCCAAATACCTCACAGTTTCCCTCAACAGATCCCCTCCCAGATCCCCTCCTAACCCCCTCACGGGTCCCCCCCAGATCCCTTTACAGATCCCCCATGGTTTCCCCTCACAGCTCCCCTCCCAACCTCCTCAGGTATCCCCCCCAGATCCCCTCACAGACGCTTCCCGGAccccctcaccctccctccccctaTCCCTCCCCCCCGGGCCCGCCGGTCCGGTAACGTCCCCTGCCAACCCCCGCCCAACCCCCGGGCCCGCCCCGGAACCGGCTCCACCGCCCAATGCCGCTTCGGGCAGCACGGGGCGGgctctccccacctcctcccttcCCGCCCGCCCCtctgccgctgccgccgccgccgcccgcggCCGCCGCCGAGGGAAGCGCCATGGGACAAAAGGCGCCTTGAGGAGCGCGGCCCCACCGCTCAGGCCGCGCCCGCCCCTCTCTCTGCCCGCCGCGGCATGACGGCTCCGCTCCTTTaggtccggtccggtccggcccggcccaCAGCGCCTCTCCCGCCATGCCGAGCGGCAGCACCGCCGCGGCCTCCCCCGCCGCCGAGCCCGCCGAGCCGCCGCgcctcccccttccccacccgccgccgctgctgctcCAGCGGCGCCTCGCCGGCCTCGGCCTCCGGGACCTGCCCGCCGGCAGCGGCGGAGGGGCGGCCCGGCGGAGGGCGGGTTTGGCGGCGCCGCCTGACCCCCCCGGGGAGCCGGGGCCTGGCggggcggaggaggaggaggaggaggcggcggcggcgggggacGAGGGAgacctggagctggaggaggaggagctgctggcgggggaggaagaggagccgGTcgcgctgctgctgctctcctcgTCCTCCTCGCCCTCCCAACCGCTGCCGCTGCTGCCGGCGTTGGGCTCCGTCCTGCTCTCCCCTGCCTTCGATGCtgaggaggcggcggcggtggcggcgggggGAGGAGCAGCGCTGTGCGGAGCGGAGGATCCTCAGGGCATGATGGCGGCGATGCTGTCCCACGCCTGCGGCGGGGGGTCGGCGGGGCTGAACGGCGAGCAAGCGGCCCTGCTCCGCAGGAAGAGCATCAACACCACTGAGGGCGTCCCGGTGCCCAGCTCCGAGCATGTGGCGGAGATCGTGGGGCGACAGGGTGAGTGGGGGACACCCGGGGACATGGCGGGGGGGGGTGTGGTGGTGGTTGGTGGCCCGGTGCTCATCCCCGGGGTTCCTGACCGGCAGCTTCCCCGGGTTGGGCTCGGTTAGAGGAGCCCCTCGGCTGCCTCGgagctccctggggctgcttctcctctcccaaAGCCCATCCCGCCTTGAGAAGCAGAGAGCCAGCACTGGGTGACCTCCAATCTTGGGTTATTGTTCGTTTGAGCTGTAAAACACGGTATGGAAGTATAGATTTGATGTGGATGATTGGCTAGAGATTTTTACCAGGTGCTGGCACAGCAAGAAGCTGCTTTCCCCTCCTAGGAACTTGGGATCCTATTTGCACccactttttatatttttgggGTGAAGGGCTTTTAACTTGCTTGGCTTGCAGAGCAGGCTGTGAGCTGATGCTCTTcctcccacccagcaccctgagaCAAAGTGGGGACATCAGGAGCCAGCAGGATGGAGAAAGGAGCCACGTTGCACAgcccctttttcttctctttctgctggGTTTGTGGCTTCCTGTTGATGGTTCTTGCTCCACTCCGTGGGGCTCTCAAAAGATAAGGTCATATCAGTGATGTCAGGTTCCTTGTCAGCCTTTCTGCAGTCTCATGGGAGCCCTGCTTGGAGGAGTCAGAAAGATGCCATCTTGCCCCAGCTTTCTGGTGCTGAACCTTActtgaaaagcacttttttggttttttttgttttgttttttttttttttttttatttatttactccGTAGCACGAGGTGAAGTGGAGGTGTGGAAATGCAGACAATGGAGCTGCtggtctcttcctcttccctttcttcccttttccctttcttcatgAGTTTTGGGGGTGTTGTGTCTCATTTGCTGATCAGTTCAGATAATGAGTGGTTCTGCTGTCTGGTCTCCATCAATgtggcttttgtttctttttttttttttctttgagtatggaagaaatagtgaaaaaaaaaaaaccctttctcaACCGACGTGATACTAAAGAAGTGCCTGCTGAGCACTGATGTTGAGGCTTTTGTTTCCAGTTCCTACATTTATTTTAGGCTTGTAGCAGTTTGGGTCAGGGatgtgttgttttttgctttggctttttttggggttttttgctgggTGTGTCAAAAGGAGAACCAAAGGCCCTGCTTTAAAAATTGGCAGGTACCTTCCTCTGATGCAGATGAGGCCGTTCTGTTcaagcagaaaatatatttttttccaagaaatggCATTTGAGTATCTTTAGACTTTGTGTGTCATTGGAGAGgatgggtgggagggaggggagggtgaggtggaaaacagaactgaaaaccTTTATTGCTCCAGTCCTctaagagagaaacagaaactgcTGGGCTTTGAGGATCAATTAGGCTGCTGTGTTTATTCTCCACCAGCTCAGGACTGTTCTCTGAAGTCTGTCTTCCAGTACTTTCAGTCACTTAAAAACCAAAGATAATGGAGTTTGCATAAAAATGGGATCATTGTTCCTGCAGGGCctgtttgctgcttttgcttGTATTTCTTATCCAGTGTCACACTTGTGATAAAATATTTCGCCTTGGTGGGGAGGGATTGTTTGAGAAAAAGAATTAGGGctgcagaagaaagaggaggagtgGAGAGCTAAAAGATAATTGTTACCAAATATATTGGCACAAAAGCTTTGCATGAGGAGGTCCTTCTCAAAGCTCATCCCAGGGAGCCTGATGCTTGCAGACCCACTCCCCTCAGTTGTCAGTTCCACTGAATATTTGTCAGATTTCTCAGGAATAGTAGTCCTTGCCTCTCCTTTCGTGGCCCAGAGCTCTTGTTGGTGTCTGCTCCACCTGCTTTGCATGTGTCTGTGCTCCAtcctcagctgctgagcagcttgGAGTGCCTGGAGCAAGGCTGGATGGAGCTCCATCCTTCACccatcctcctctctctctctctctctctctctctctctctctctctctctctcaaaatgAAGATGCTGCACATTCTTTTTCCAGCACACATCATAACCAGCTGCTTGGGCATTAGCTTGCCCAAGTTCAGCTGAAGTTTTATGGCCAGATTTCTGTGTGCTCTTAATACTTTAAGATCTAATTACTGAAGGGTGATGCAGTTGGAATGTTACTTCGGATGGGTTTTCAGGAAGATTAAGTTGATATTTTGTTGCTGCTGTCTTCCTGAAGGTACAAAAAGAACTTGAAATGGctgcatttctgtaaaaagGCAGCTCTGGAATACCAGGAATGCTGAGTTTTGAGGGAGGCTTTGCTGGAGGCCTCACTGCTGTGGCTGAAATTGTGTAATTGTGTTTATTGTAAGTCCTGACCCCCTGGCTGACAGAGCCGTGATCATCAACTGGAATTCCACCGTGTTCTTTAtccaaatttaattttgcacAGAGGAAGAGCATTTCCAGGCACTGCTGATCAGACTGAAGGAGCCCCCAATTCCTCAGAGAGCtgtaaacaaggaaaaaaaaaaaaccttacagtGCTTGCActtaatgttttgggtttttttccctccacttcTGTCCAAGTTTCCGAATGAAACGGAGGTGGTgatcccacagccctgctcctgggtgGCTGCACTGCAGGTTCCCCCATGGATATCTTGAATCCCTGCTGGTGGCTGGGCACAGATGTGGGATGTCACAGCTGCAGAAAGTTGGGAGTGCCTTGAAAATGCACCCTGTGGTTGGTGGTTTTCTtgtggagctgcagaggaggctgctgggttCCTGTGACAGTGTTTGAACATGTTGCTACTGGAAGCATTTACATCACTggaaaaagcactggaaaaaggCTTAATAAGATTTTGCTTTAATGAATAGTAggtgttcctttttttttttttttctgtgaagtagTGTGTCTGAATCTTGGGAggggttttgtgcttttttttattatttgtttttcatctcAAACTTTTTCTGATTCCCCTTACCCCCCTCTCAAAAATCAAGCTGACAACTGGAGTAGTGTAACACGAATTCTTTGAAGTGGAAGAATCTCAAAGGTgaacaacaaaggaaaaagatattTGTAGCCTTTTTATTCTTGTTAAGGCATGTGACTGGGAGCCAGGAAAACCAGATTCCATTCATGGCATTGTAGAGGCTTCCTGGATGAATGTGAACAAGCTGTTGAATCCAACCTTCACACTGGTCAGAAAAGTGACTTTCTTTGCTGTCAGCAGCTACaaactcaaaaataaaaatatatataaaattaagcTGGAGAAAGTGCTGTTGAAATGGTAGGAAGAAAGCTGCATTGCTGAGGAGGTGACCTTGTTTGCCTGAGAAAAGCTGCCATAGGGTGTATACCCAAAATTGCATAAGTGTGTAGCCAGACTTAGATCTCCAGAagtttgtggtttggtttggtttgttttttttaactcaggATTGTGTTTTAATCTCCAAATCATGTGAAGGACTTGGAAAAGTCTGCTGCCCATCACCTGGAAACTGGTTCCCTGAGGTGGTGGTGACTTTGTGGTGATTCTGGTGGATCTTGAAGGATCTGACAGAGTTCACTGGAGGCTTCAGTGCCCCCTTCCTGCTTTCTTGACCCAAAAAAAGATGTGTTTAGACACTGAAAGCTGTTTTGAATAGTGCAAAAAAGAGAGGTGGTGCctgaaagacaagaaagagaaaacctgAAGGATGCAGGAAAGGACAAAACCTGGAGAGATGCTTCATCCCTGAGTGTATTAACTCTTCAGATAAGGATTGTTGGGATATATTTGCTAATGCATTCCAGCATTGTCACCCTATCCAAGCCATGTGGTTTTCCCAAGTGGTTGTAGCCTTGATAAAGCTGACAAGAGTGGGGTTTCTCCCAGGTTGGGAGCTCCTGAAGCCTGGTGCTTCTCTTCCTTGAGGAAGAAGCACTGGGCTGATGGCTGCAGAAGGGGCAGGGCAGTCCCTCAACCCCAGCTGAGTAAGAGGATGAGGAATGATATCATCCCATCTCCCTAATGCAATCAATAATGACAAATCAGCTTTGCATGAGACAGCCTCCTTGCCACTAAAATCAGTTGTGATGCATATTTAATAATCCTGGCTTTGCTTTCTAATATGGGATCTtcggtggaaaaaaaaataaaaaaaaaaatgaccactTGGCTTAAAAATAGTCCTggaatttaaaacaaaccaaaaaaagagaattctGCTAAGTTGGTAGCTGATAATTCTGAAGGATGTAGTTGAAGAGCCAAATCAAAACAACAGCTGTCACTCTTGGGGAGTGCTAAAACAATCCTGGAGCAAATCCTGAGTACAGTATGAAGATGTCCTCTGGGAGGATAAATCCTGTCCCTTCAAAAAGAActatttgtctgcttttctgtcttcttgttACCAAATTTCTGCCAATGCTTACAAAGCCTTGACTGGTTATTAGCTGCTGAGCAGTGTGAGCAGAGCTGAattggtttggtggtttgttttttgtttttttaaactggatgCTTCAGATTTCCACTCCTCAGAATAAGTTGAATTTGCATGACTGAAGTCATCACACAGCTCTGGGGCAGTTGATTGCCCCAGACAACAAAGACCACAGATTCAGctaactttttttaaagctaaaaagGCAGTTACACcctagttttatttatttgttacaTCTTCTCTAACAAGCAGCCTAATAGAtgacctttggaggtcccttccaacccaaattttTCTATGATTAAATGGCTTGCTccaaagactggaaaaaagtgAGCTATTTGCTGAAATCCAATAGAAAAGCTGCTTGTTAAAATCCAATAAAAAAGCTATTAGTTAAAATCCAATATAACAACTATTTTTTGGAGTAGCTGTAGTCTTACCTTGCACAGCCTGAAATCTCTGCCCAAGTTTCAGTGGCTTCTTGCTCTGGGGTTGTGTTAAAACAtcatttcagctctgctgggtcTCATTCATGCTGTGGGAGGATCCAAATCAAGTTGCAAAAGTCTTTGAAGTCTCTGGATAAAGAAGGGTgcaggtttccagctgggatCTGAAATCCTCAGTCAGAAATCCTGCTCTCTTGTTGGGTGGGAAGCACACTGAGTCTGCTGCACActcaagaggttttttttctttgtgtagtCTGCTGGAAATCCTGTAGATTTTAATATATGAATACCTGcaaaagtaagatttttttttttaatgaagctgcaattaaaaataatacaaatctTGCAacataaaatgttaatttccaATCCTCTGGGCCGCctgtttttctcaaaaaaaaaaaaaaaaaaaaaaaaaagctgtgttctaaattgtttttttttttaaaagtttaatacACCATACTCTGAATTTCTGGAAGAGAAACTTTGTTTAGAACAAAGTGTTGGCTATCTCAAAGATCTCAAATTTGGGTTTCATGCAGTATCTGTACCCTCCAGGGCCAATTCTTTAAGAACATCTTCCATTTCGCTCTCTTTCAGGTATTCCTTTAAGTTCTTGCTCTTGCCAGCATCCAGGATCTCAGTTTCCATCCCTGGTGTGAGTCAGGAATTCTGCAGACTGCATcaagctctctgctgctcctttgaACAAGGATCTCTCCCTTTTTAACCTTCTTGATCATTTCATGATACAGTGTGGAACTGGAGGTGAAGATTTGggggttgtgttttggtttttttgtttttttgcagcCTTCCTGTTCTTGGCCACCATGGCTGCTGAATTGTGGTCCCTTTCCCAACACTCCTCATCTGTTTCATTCCCTACATCaatgttaatgaaaaattatttttttttttgtacctgtAGCTACTTGACTAGTTGGACATACTCCCGTCTTACTAGTGCTTTTCTCCTACTCTTatctttctaatttttctcAGGAGTTGCTGCCTTAGTCCTGGTGCTGCAGTAGTGCAAGAAATTAATCATAGAAGTTGCTGCCCTCTGGCTCTTGGGCTGTGTAACTTGTTTACTGACTTGCCCTCTGCACTGGGAATTGGAGTattcctctgcttctgaaatTCCTGCTTTGAGAGCTCATCCCAGCCTGACATGTAGAAGGAAGCAGTGTGCAGGCTGACTACTTGAGATTTAAATCACTTGGTACATTGATGCATAGCTGAGAAATCTTAAAGAAAGGGTTGGTCTATGGTTCTTGAACCAAAGGGTTTGTTTTCCAGAGGGGAAAATGTCTCCAAGTGCTTAGGAGCAGCCTCCTCTTGGGAAATGTGCTTCTCAGCATCATTAAAGATTCTTCATCAGGTCATAAGAATCAGATGATcttatgggttggaaaggaccttaaaaatcatctcgTTCCAACTTttatccatgggcagggacacctcccacagctccaagccccatccagcctgacctgagacactgccagggatggggcagccacagcttctctgggaaacctggcacaggggctcagcaccctcaaattcaacaatttcttctgaatttctcatcaaaatctcccctcttttcaATTTGGGCATCAtcccctctttctcccttttttccttatCCATTAATTTGGTTCCCTCTGCCACAGCCAAGTGGTTGCCCACAGTTCCTTGGCCCTTTGTTTGTAAAGCTCTGGAGATCTCCAGCTTGCCTTGGGCAAGCACCAGGCCATTCCAGCAGCTGTTGGGAGTATTTGTCTGGAGAGTGTCTTGTGTAAAAGCCCTTCCTGCAGTTCCAGCTGGATGCTGCCAAGAGGGAAAGTCCTGCATCATCTCCAGAGTCATCCGTGTGAAAAATCCAAAGTGAAGTCAGCAGTCAGCAGTGGGTGAGGATGATGGAATCAGGAtgggagcagcctgggtgctatataaatatatatatagagagagagtGATGGAAACATTCCATGGGCAGGCACCAGGACTTGCAGCCACAGCCTAACTCAAAGCCTTTGATTGCAGTGGGGAGTTAATGAGGGGGTCAGGAGGCAGGGAAAAACGACTTTGGGATTAAAtgctttcatctttatttttcttccaagtcCTGTGTGTCATCTTCCCTTGGAATAACTGGATCAGTGGGGCTCTCAGTGGAGGTTTTGTTTCTCCTCTGTGCTCCTCACTGTTGTAACCTACTTGTAGTGTTGCTTGGTGTagtgggaaggaaaaggtgGTTCTTTCTTACCCACCTGCAGCACTTGAATTTGAGAAGCTGCTCTGCTTGGTGGGTTCTCAGGAAGCATCCATACTGTGAGAAACAAAGAAtttcatggaaaaaacacaacctgGTGAGGGACAGGAGCACATTCTGGTAGTAGCCTGGGCATCAATCTCACAACTCCAAGGAATTAAAGCTTCAGGACCATCAGGGGAGAATATTCCCTGTTTTTTTTAGGTGAGCTGTTGCTTAAAGTCTGTGTTACACCCCTGTCCCTACTCAAGCAGTTaacctcctcccttcctctttgGGGACTGTCACCTTCCAAACCTCCCAGGAGCCTGAGCAAATCCCAGCTGGAAGTATTCCTAGTTGTTAGCTCTCCAGCATCTTCTGTCTCCTTGTCACATGGGAGCCCTAATCTTACCAGCTAATTAACCCAGCTAATGAGTTCTGTACTACCTGTAGTACAGAACACCAGTGGGGAAGTGTCAGAGCTCCTGGTGGTCAATCTCATCCTGGTTCCAGGTGAAGAAATCActttcttcatcttccttgACTCAGCTAACTCGTAATCAACAGccagtgtggaaaaaaaaacaaattaaaaatcgAATTTTTCCAGTCCATGAATAAGTGTGAGAGAAATTAATTGATCTTGGGTGGAAGGTGAGAGTAACCAGAGTCACTctgactctgtgggcagcccccAGGTGCTATTTCATGGCTTTAATAACCCAGTCAAGTGCCAAAAATATTCTGGGCTTCATTTTCTGGTGTAGCCAGCCTGCCTGAGGAGATTTAACCCTTAAGCAGAGTAAGATTGAATTTTCTGTCCCAATTAATAAATGAGGGCACTTACCAATTTTCTACCATACAGCCACAAACTGGATAGGTATTTTTAGCCAGGTCCAAAGCAAGAGGAAGCTGAAGCCACAGACTTCCAACACCATTTGAGACACCAGGGAAATCTTATCTAAAATATGAATGCTAAGAATTGGGAGGGCACTTTGGAAAGTAGAATTAAGTAGGCTCTGAATTGTGGTTTATAAAAATGAGTCATATATTTagatgtgtatatatatatatatatatatatatgtataaaccTTATGCTAGATGCTCCTAGCATTATCTTTTCAAATGCCTCTTATTTCAAGGAAATTATTGGGTGGAATGGAGTAAATGAAAATCATTTGTGTAAATTGAAGAATAATTGCTATGTGTCAGGAGGCTGACTTTCATTTTAGGTGCTCCTAAAGGGCTTGGTTGGGGTGTGGCCccatttttttttggggggggggggggggggaaccctTGTGGGTTTAAGTGAGAGCTGTCAGGAGCAGGGAGTCCCCTTTTTGGTTGGAGGCTGGAGGTTTGTTCTTGCCTTGCTCAGGTCTGCCTGTTCCTCACTCCTTCCCTGGCCAGAGCCCTCCTGGGCTCCTCTCTGCCTGTTCTGGTGGAGGTTGGGCCTCCCAGAgccctccccaggagctgctgcagataATGAACTTCCTCTCCAGCTGTGGCCTGGAAACAAAGGGCTGTTGTGTTCACCCTCCATCCTTCCAGGGgccctgcaagaagaaaaaaagctcttccttctctctaGTCCAACCAGCATCTACATATTTACAGGGACAAGTTTGTCTCTgcaagtaaaaagaaaaaaaaaaaccaagatgcTTCACACAGTTGCTCTGCAAATTGTTTATAGTTCTTTCAAGATTAACTCCCTATAAAATGAAGTTTTGGGGCAGAAGGTTGGAATTAGTTTCAGTATGAACTGACTTCAGGTCAGACCTGAACCCACTCAACTGTCTCTTGTGTCACAGGACCTGCTTGTCCCTcccaatttaatttttttgcaccCTGCCAAAACACCCTGAGCATCTTAGCAAAGCAAACTTCATCCTTCAgtccccccaaaataaaatccaaggggttttgttgatattttcctttcttttcaggctGTGTTTCCCCCAGTTCAAGAGAGCAGTTCCTCATCTGCAAACTGCTTGAGCTCCTTGACAGTTCAAGGAGTGGTTCCTTCATCCCAGAGTGAGGTTTAAGTAACTCAGTGATAACAGGGAGAGTTCTCAGCAAATCAATAACTTTATCTACAACCTCCCCAGGTTGTGCTGCAGACCCTTCTGCTCTTTGTCAatgtttaatttgcttttcaggtCATGTTTGGCAGCCAAAGGCATCAGCAAACACAGACATGGGAGCAGATCCCTGAAATAACTGAAGGACACCCAatcaatggggaaaaaatcccaacccaGCAGCATTTATGGGACagtcctggagaaaaaaaaccattccTGTTTATTCACTGTCCTAACAGCAGTTGAGGAGATAAGGAGCTAAACAAGCCCAGTGCTGAAATAGTTTATGGTTGGAAGTGTCAGAGAGGTCTGTTGGGAAATAATAGAAGCTGTAGAGCTTTCTCTGGTGTGGCTGAGAGataaaagcagctgcttctggtTTCACCCTGGGGCGTCTTCAAACTCTCCACCAgcctcagctttcttgtggcTTTTTCAGCCCCGTTGTCCCCCTAACCCGGCTCTGTGGTTTCTTTCCAACAGGTTGCAAAATCAAAGCACTAAGGGCCAAGACAAATACTTACATCAAGACCCCCGTTCGTGGAGAAGAACCCATCTTTGTCATCACTGGCAGAAAAGAGGACGTAGCCATGGCCAAAAGGGAAATCCTTTCAGCTGCTGAACACTTCTCCATGATCAGAGCCTCCCGCAACAAGAACGCTCCCAGCCTGGGGGGTTTGCCGTGTACCCCCAACCTCCCGGGGCAGACCACAGTCCAGGTCAGGGTGCCTTACCGGGTCGTTGGCTTGGTGGTGGGACCTAAAGGAGCTACAATCAAAAGGATTCAACAGCAGACCCACACCTACATCGTCACTCCCAGCAGGGACAAGGAACCCGTTTTTGAAGTCACCGGG encodes:
- the LOC139789197 gene encoding RNA-binding E3 ubiquitin-protein ligase MEX3C-like, translating into MPSGSTAAASPAAEPAEPPRLPLPHPPPLLLQRRLAGLGLRDLPAGSGGGAARRRAGLAAPPDPPGEPGPGGAEEEEEEAAAAGDEGDLELEEEELLAGEEEEPVALLLLSSSSSPSQPLPLLPALGSVLLSPAFDAEEAAAVAAGGGAALCGAEDPQGMMAAMLSHACGGGSAGLNGEQAALLRRKSINTTEGVPVPSSEHVAEIVGRQGCKIKALRAKTNTYIKTPVRGEEPIFVITGRKEDVAMAKREILSAAEHFSMIRASRNKNAPSLGGLPCTPNLPGQTTVQVRVPYRVVGLVVGPKGATIKRIQQQTHTYIVTPSRDKEPVFEVTGMPENVDRAREEIEMHIAMRTGNYIELNEENDFHYNGTDVSFEGGPVGSTWLASNPVPPSRTRLISNYRNDSSSSLGSGSTDSYFGSNRLADFSPTSPFGTGNFWFGETLPPVGTEDLGLDSPGYDSFPTPSQTIWTPFEPVTPLSSFGSDPLNNSKPHRRESQPSTPRLSPTFPENLDHPLARRVRSDPPGAAHQAGLPIYIPAFSNGTNSYSSSNGGSTSSSPPESRRKHDCVICFESEVIAALVPCGHNLFCMECANKICEKETPSCPVCQTPVTQAIQIHS